One part of the Hydra vulgaris chromosome 01, alternate assembly HydraT2T_AEP genome encodes these proteins:
- the LOC136074689 gene encoding uncharacterized protein LOC136074689, with the protein MSICINIKYYCLSPKKNFSRCSESCCECILSKIKRPWIKAGFDVLTDLSLVKKLFKLHKSYSNLKKNAKRGNSGDLAKQNEFEIEIKKLFWAGNSNLKDTISKDKKRSLKDKIEDLKFLEDQENERKFVIGSEDIKYRKKAKESIRKKNRLQPKILSDDVPNVELIDTILSDDSSIESDFEPGDWYHIEVSENPDTVIAKIPKDVFAGNVSLTATACDISPNVLQKVTNAILYQSGVDLKEGKSSQSTAYRKMKKENENMAKISKEDVKAAIDASPYPCIIHFDGKTLFELNKGKMLKRDRMAVLVNINGQTYLLGVPPLASSTGEDQFLGVMNLIKEYQLMSKTRGICFDTTSSNTGTNKGSVSRISQELDKYLLQIACRHHVTELRMLHFWKLVTNEETSGPDNPLFKKLKNIFEEPNFNYNSVLLLRFDWNKVKSSFLEKAAMKSLTFCNAYVSKPGIIRDDRSELAELVVTYLSPITYKVRKTGAIHHARFLGKAIYYLKLRLLSNQLTFVQENDKLKIEIKLITEFIVCHTSNASVQEALLDDELASEEKAKIASAILSFA; encoded by the exons ATGTCGATCTGTATCAATATCAAGTATTATTGCTTGtcccctaaaaaaaatttttctagatGTTCGGAGAGTTGTTGTGAATGTATTTTGTCTAAAATCAAGAGACCCTGGATTAAAGCTGGATTTGATGTGTTAACTGAtttaagtttagttaaaaaactttttaaattgcataAGTCCTATtccaacttgaaaaaaaatgcaaaaagggGAAATAGTGGTGATTTGGCTAAACAAAACGAGTTTgagattgaaataaaaaaacttttttgggcTGGTAATTCTAATCTCAAAGACACAAtcagtaaagataaaaaaagatcacTAAAAGACAAGATTGAAGATCTAAAATTTCTTGAAGATCAGGAAAATGAAAGAAAGTTTGTTATTGGTTCAGAGgatattaaatatagaaaaaag GCAAAAGAAAGCATCAGGAAGAAAAATCGTTTACAGCCTAAGATTTTGAGTGATGATGTACCCAACGTTGAACTTATAGACACAATTCTAAGCGATGATTCTTCAATTGAATCTGATTTCGAGCCAGGTGATTGGTATCATATAGAAGTCTCTGAAAACCCAGACACAGTAATTGCAAAAATTCCAAAAGATGTTTTTGCTGGTAATGTTTCACTTACTGCTACAGCCTGTGATATATCACCAAATGTTTTACAGAAGGTAACAAATGCAATTCTATATCAATCAGGTGTTGATCTTAAAGAAGGTAAAAGCAGTCAATCTACCGCatatagaaaaatgaaaaaagaaaatgaaaacatggcaaaaatttcaaaagaagaTGTTAAAGCAGCCATAGACGCATCTCCATATCCATGTATAATTCATTTTGATGGGAAGACCTTGTTTGAGCTAAACAAAGGAAAAATGTTAAAGAGGGATAGAATGGCTGTTTTAGTTAACATCAATGGACAGACTTACCTACTTGGAGTACCTCCACTAGCATCATCCACTGGTGAAGATCAGTTCTTAGGTGTAATGAACTTAATTAAGGAGTATCAACTTATGtcaaaaactagaggaatatgCTTTGATACAACATCATCCAACACTGGGACGAATAAAGGATCAGTTTCCAGAATATCTCAAGAACTGGATAAGTATCTCCTCCAAATAGCATGTAGGCATCATGTGACTGAATTAAGAATGCTTCACTTTTGGAAATTAGTGACCAATGAAGAAACTAGTGGACCTGATAATCCTCTTTtcaaaaagcttaaaaatatttttgaagaacctAATTTTAACTATAATTCAGTTCTACTGTTACGGTTTGATTGGAATAAGGTTAAAAGCAGTTTTTTAGAAAAGGCAGCTATGAAGTCATTAACATTTTGCAATGCATACGTTAGTAAACCAGGTATTATAAGAGATGATAGAAGTGAGCTTGCAGAATTAGTTGTCACGTACTTATCCCCTATAACatataaagtaagaaaaacTGGTGCTATTCATCATGCAAGATTTTTAGGAAAAgcaatttattatctaaagcTTCGGCTTTTATCCAATCAACTTACGTTTGTTCAGGAaaatgataaactaaaaattgaaattaagcTTATTACAGAATTTATTGTTTGCCATACATCAAATGCATCTGTACAAGAAG CTTTGCTAGATGATGAGTTAGCATCAGAGGAGAAGGCAAAAATTGCATCAGCAATTCTGTCATTTGCCTAG